Proteins encoded within one genomic window of Alcanivorax sp. REN37:
- the petA gene encoding ubiquinol-cytochrome c reductase iron-sulfur subunit encodes MSKDGVNTSRRTFLIGLTSAVGAVGAVGVAVPFVKSWQPSARAENAGAPVEIDISKLEQGQRVVREWRGQPVWVVRRSDEMLRGLDALAQSGDLVDPQSEVQQQPDYATNAYRSIKPEVLVLIGTCTHLGCSPTFTPQPTVQLAHGGFFCPCHGSKFDFAGRVYRSVPAPKNLLVPPHSYLSEQVVIIGSEEGATA; translated from the coding sequence ATGAGTAAAGACGGCGTAAACACCAGCCGGCGTACCTTTTTAATTGGCCTGACGTCCGCCGTCGGCGCCGTAGGTGCAGTGGGTGTTGCAGTTCCTTTTGTGAAGTCCTGGCAGCCCAGTGCCCGTGCCGAGAACGCCGGTGCGCCGGTGGAAATCGACATCAGCAAGCTGGAGCAGGGGCAGCGCGTGGTGCGCGAGTGGCGCGGTCAGCCGGTCTGGGTGGTGCGCCGCTCTGACGAGATGCTGCGCGGCCTCGATGCCTTGGCCCAATCCGGCGATCTGGTCGACCCGCAGTCCGAAGTGCAACAGCAGCCGGACTATGCCACCAACGCTTACCGCTCGATCAAACCGGAAGTGCTGGTGCTGATCGGTACCTGCACCCACCTGGGTTGCTCCCCGACCTTTACCCCGCAACCGACGGTGCAGCTGGCTCACGGTGGCTTCTTCTGCCCCTGCCACGGCTCCAAGTTCGACTTCGCCGGGCGTGTGTACCGCAGTGTGCCGGCACCGAAGAATCTGCTGGTGCCGCCGCATTCATACCTGAGCGAACAGGTCGTCATCATTGGTTCTGAAGAAGGAGCAACCGCATGA
- a CDS encoding cytochrome b — MMGLLQKGIDWVDARLPVTDAYKKHMSEYYAPKNFNFWYYFGVLSLVVLVNQLLTGIWLTMFYSPSDAFASVEYIMRDVQMGWLIRYMHAVGASAFFAVVYIHMFRGLMYGSFKPPRELVWIFGMLIYLALMAEGFLGYVLPWGNMSYWGAQVIISLAEAIPFQVLPFVDANEAAQMGQALTTWVRGDYLLSEATVNKFFALHVVAIPLVLVALVVLHLLALHEVGSNNPDGVDIKKHKDENGIPLDGIPFHPYYTVKDLVGVVVFLMVFCTVLFFFPDGGGYFLEAPNFEPANALKTPDHIAPVWYYGPYYAMLRATTISFLFDAKTWGMIVMGGAIAILFVLPWLDRHPVRSIRYKGLWSRINLGIFVVAFLGLGFLGTQPADNDFLGLSFTAWAQIGTVYYFFYFLAVLPFAHRFEKSKPVPERVTGGRH, encoded by the coding sequence ATGATGGGACTGCTTCAGAAAGGCATCGACTGGGTAGACGCACGTCTGCCGGTGACCGACGCCTATAAGAAACACATGTCCGAGTACTACGCCCCGAAGAACTTCAACTTCTGGTACTACTTCGGCGTGCTGTCCTTGGTGGTGCTGGTCAACCAGCTACTGACCGGGATCTGGTTGACCATGTTCTACTCCCCGAGCGATGCGTTCGCGTCGGTGGAATACATCATGCGCGACGTGCAGATGGGCTGGCTGATCCGCTATATGCATGCGGTCGGCGCCTCCGCCTTCTTCGCGGTGGTCTACATCCACATGTTCCGTGGCCTGATGTACGGCTCGTTCAAGCCGCCGCGTGAGCTGGTATGGATCTTCGGCATGCTGATCTACCTGGCACTGATGGCCGAAGGCTTCCTCGGCTACGTGCTGCCGTGGGGCAACATGTCCTACTGGGGCGCCCAGGTGATCATTTCCCTGGCTGAAGCCATTCCGTTCCAAGTGCTGCCGTTCGTTGACGCCAACGAAGCGGCGCAGATGGGCCAGGCCCTGACCACTTGGGTGCGTGGTGACTACCTGCTGTCTGAAGCCACCGTGAACAAGTTCTTCGCCCTGCACGTGGTGGCGATCCCGTTGGTGCTGGTGGCGCTGGTGGTACTGCACCTGCTGGCACTGCACGAAGTGGGTTCCAACAACCCAGATGGCGTCGACATCAAGAAACACAAAGACGAAAACGGCATCCCGCTGGACGGCATCCCGTTCCACCCGTACTACACCGTGAAAGACCTGGTCGGTGTGGTGGTGTTCCTGATGGTGTTCTGCACCGTGCTGTTCTTCTTCCCGGACGGCGGCGGCTACTTCCTCGAAGCGCCTAACTTTGAGCCGGCCAACGCACTGAAGACCCCGGACCACATTGCGCCGGTGTGGTACTACGGCCCGTACTACGCAATGCTGCGTGCCACCACCATCAGCTTCCTGTTTGACGCTAAAACCTGGGGCATGATCGTAATGGGCGGCGCTATTGCCATCCTGTTCGTGCTGCCGTGGCTGGACCGTCATCCGGTGCGCTCGATCCGCTACAAAGGCCTGTGGAGCCGCATCAACCTCGGTATTTTCGTGGTGGCGTTCCTCGGTCTGGGCTTCCTCGGTACCCAGCCGGCGGATAACGACTTCCTCGGCCTCAGCTTCACGGCCTGGGCACAGATCGGCACCGTGTACTACTTCTTCTACTTCCTGGCTGTGCTGCCGTTCGCGCACCGCTTTGAGAAGTCCAAGCCGGTTCCGGAACGCGTCACGGGAGGTCGTCACTGA
- the rpsI gene encoding 30S ribosomal protein S9, with the protein MATAAPNYGTGRRKTSSARVFIRAGSGKISVNGRPLDEYFGRETARMVVRQPLELVEMNDRFDIQVTVRGGGTTGQAGAIRHGITRALIEYDEALRSPLRRAGFVTRDAREVERKKVGLHKARRRPQFSKR; encoded by the coding sequence ATGGCTACTGCAGCTCCCAACTACGGCACCGGTCGCCGCAAAACGTCTTCAGCACGCGTGTTCATCCGTGCAGGCAGCGGCAAGATCTCCGTTAATGGCCGTCCGCTGGACGAGTACTTCGGCCGTGAAACCGCCCGCATGGTGGTACGTCAGCCGCTGGAGCTGGTCGAAATGAACGACCGCTTCGACATCCAGGTCACCGTGCGCGGTGGCGGCACCACCGGTCAGGCCGGTGCTATCCGTCACGGCATTACTCGCGCCCTGATCGAGTACGACGAAGCGCTGCGCTCGCCGCTGCGCCGCGCCGGCTTCGTGACCCGTGACGCCCGTGAAGTTGAGCGTAAGAAAGTGGGTCTGCATAAGGCGCGTCGTCGTCCGCAGTTCTCCAAGCGCTGA